A stretch of DNA from Methanogenium sp. S4BF:
GGAATATATGATTGATGCATTTCTCCCTCTTCTCCCTGATGCCCTTCCGGAAGCAGTGGTTCTGGTGGACCGTGATCTGAACCTGCTCTATGGCAATGCCGAAGCGCTCAGGCAGGCAGGGTGCACGAAAGGAGAATTTTGCAAAAAGCGTTGTTATTACGTCTGGGGGGAGGGGGGGCCATGCATCGTCTGTCCGGTGCGAACGGCGTTTGATACCGAAAAACCGGTGAAAGAGGAGATCACGGTGCCGTCCGGCAGGGTCCACCGAATACATGCGGTGCCGATTCAGGAGGCAGACGGGTCAGTGCCATATGTCCTTATGACCTGTTTTGAAATATCTGATCCAAACAGTGCCATCCGTCTCAACACAGAGGCGCAGGAACGTCTTTCTCTTGCACTTTCAGCCGGCAGAATCGGAACATTTGAGGCAGATATAACCGGCCGGAAAATCATAGTGGATGACCGGTTTGCCCGCATCATCGGCACGACCCCGGAGGCCCTCGGTACAGACCCGCGTATGGTATTTGATTGTCGGGTATATCCCCGTGACCGCAAGCGGATGGGTGAGATACTTGCCGGTATCGTGTCCGGTGAACAGGAGCACACCCGAACGGAATGCCGTTTCTGGCATGAGGACAAACGGTGGATATGGGTCCGGTTTCTGATGCAGGTCACCAAACGGGATGAAAACGGCCACCCCATGCACCTTGCAGGGGTGATGCATGATATATCTGATATCTGCCGGGCCAAACAGTCCATGAAGAAAGCCGTGCAGAAGACCAATCTCCTCTCCTCTATTGCCCGGCATGATCTCATGAACCAGATGCGGGTGATCAAACTCACCCGTGCACGGCTGCAGGAGGAGCACCCCGAAATCGCAGCTGAAATTCAGGCATACCAGAAAACATGCACCCGCGCAACAGAGATCATCGAGTCACTTGTGGCATTCACGGCGGCGTACCGGGATATGGGGGTACATGAACCCCGGTGGCATCCACTCGAGGACCTGATATCACGGGTCTATGCAGAGAACGAACAGTTTCATTCGTTCAGTCTTGAAATCAAACGTCCTCTTCCCCGGATCTATTCAGACCGACTCATTGAGCGGGTTTTTTTCAGTCTTTTTGAGAATATCATCATCCACAGCGGGGGAGCTGATCGGGTCACGATCTCGTTTCAGGACAACGGGGATGAAGGGTCTCTTTTTATTGCTGACAACGGAAAAGGCATCCCCTCCGCGATGAAAAAAAAGATATTTGAACGTGGCATCGGGGAAGACACCGGGTACGGACTCTTTCTGGGCCGTGAGATTCTTGAAGTGGCCGGTGTGATGATTGAGGAATGCGGGACGGAAGGGGAGGGGGCCGTTTTCCGCTGCTTCGGCCCTCCTGATACCTACCGTTCTTTACCGAAACCTAATCATGCCAGCGTGAATCGCCTGCTGTAGTGATGTCTTTTTTCCAGATTGGGACGTATTTTTTTATTTCTTCGATGATGTACCGGCATCCGGCAAATCCCTCTTCGCGGTGCCCTGCGCCTGCGATGATAACGAGGATGGTCTCCCCTGTCGGTAAGATGCCGTCCCGGTGAATGATATCAACTGAGAAAAGCCCATATTTTTCCGTCGCTTCTGCTGCGATTGTGGTGAGATCAGCGAGTGCTATTGTTCTGTCAGCCTCAAATTCAATTGCTTCAATGCCGTCGTCACGTACGGTGCCGACAAAGACTACCTGTGCACCCATTCTGCTGTCACGTGACTGCTGTATGAGCGCTCCTATGTCAATATCTTCTTTCTGTATGGAAATCATGGAATTCATCCTCCTGAAACCGGTGGATAGACCACCAGTGCATCGCCATCTGCAAGAGCCGTCTCTTCTGCCTCTTTGACAGAGAGCCGTCTGCCGTTTAGGATAACGGTAATATGCGGATGGAGTGTGCTGTCTCCTGCAAAGAGGGTTTCCCTGCACCCTTTCGATTCACAAAGGGCAGACAGGATGGTTTTGGCTGTGGCATCATCTGTTGTTTCAATTGTTTGCTCTTCCCCGAAAATCTCACGGAAGCGGGCAAAACTGCGTATCGTAATTTTCATCGTATTCTCCTGTGTGTGACTGTTTTTCAGTTAGCAGCACTGTCTGATCCGTACTTCTTCTCTTTAGAACCATTTCTGATTCGTATTTTGACTGCCCGCGGAATCGGGTGGACGTTTTTTTTATTTATATAAAGCAGTCCTCACTGCTGCGATAGGCATTCAGCATTTCACGCCGGGCAGTCTTGCCGAGATGCTCTGTCACCTGTTCCAGGAAGACCGCAAAGTAATCGGGAGAAAGGCAGCAGAGGCTCTCTTCACCACTGATAATAAGTGCGGCAAGATGTTCGAGCTCATCTGGTGTCAGGCGCGAGAGCCGTTGCCTGAAATCATCTGCATCCGTCGCATAATGATTTGCAACAGGCGGAAGAACAGAGCGATACGTTACTCCTGACTCTGAACAGAGCAGATCGCCGCATTCGGGTGCACATTTCTTCAGAATCTCCTGATCTCTCTGTGATAGTTCGCGTGCCATATGTTGTCCTCCTGCTCCCGCCCTGTTATGATTGGTTCTCCACCGTCTGCGAGAATGCCTCGGGGTAATGCACCACGCCATGTACGTCACGCAGGACATTTGTCTCGAGGGCGAGAACCATGAAGTATCCTTCAGGCACCTCCCATGGGGGCTCAATTTCATGGTATTTTGCTGATTCAAACCGGAATCTGCGGTAATATCCCGGTTCGCCAAGCACTACGATGATCTTCACTCCCTTCTTATACGAGCGGTGAATGCCCTCTTCAATGAGCGCGGTGCCGATTCCCCGGTTCCGGAACTGCGAGAGGACTGCCACCGGAGCAAGAGCCAGGGCGGGCGTCTCATCGCTGTCTGCTGCACGGATTACCACCGGTGAAAAGAGCACATAGCCGAGGATGGCCCCGTTCTCAACACAGACAAGGGAGAGTTCAGGATCAAAGGGCCCGGAATTACGTATAGCAGCTACCAGTTCTGCCTCATCTTTCCGGCTGAATGCATCAGTGAGTACTGCAGCAATTCCTGCAGCATCATCCGGTGCTTCTGATCTGATGGTCCATGCCATGGTAATCATAGGTTTGGCGCTTCCCGCTAAAAAACCTGCATGTTGTCTCCCGTGGCGGTTGATCGATCAAATACCTCTGCAAACTGCTTCTGCTTCAGGCAGGGGAGAAATGCATGCCCACAGATGATTATCCTCCGGTGAAAAAAAGAAAGATTATTTCTGGGTCATAAGACCGGTAATCACAACAACGATACCCCATGCAATCAGGAAGATGCCCAGAACATAGATGACGGTGGCTGTTGCCATCAGCGGGTACATCAACACGTAGAATGCAAGGATGATCGCGATGACACCTGCTATGACGAGGAGCACCTTGTACCAGATACTGTCTTTCCCGGTAAATGCCTGGAAGATATTGGTAAACCCGGTCAGGAATGCCCAGAAGGCAATCAGGTAGGTGATGGTGAACCAGGCACTGAGGAGATTGCTGAATACCATCAGACCAAGGATGATGGCAAGGATACCCAGAATTATGAGGGCGACCGAGCGTCCTGCGCCGCCTTCATGCGGTTGAATTGCCTGCACAATGGTCATAATGCCCCAGACGACCACTATCGCACCGATGAAGTAGCCTAAAAAGAGCGTCACATATCCCGGCATGATGACACAGAATATGCCAAATATGAATGCAATAATTCCCAGAAGTACGAACGTCCACCAGGAGGGGGTGAACCCCATTGAATCTGCTGTCTCGTTCTCAATAATCTCAGTCATTGAAATATCTCCAACGCTATGATTTGTGGATCCGGTATATAAACCATCCGAAAAAATGAATGCTTCTGGACCGGATAGCGATTCCCGGAGCTGAATAAATGGCTATTCGATTCATTCCATCCTGTCACGAAGTGCCTGCCGGGATAATCTGAACGATGTGAGACCCGGGTGTGTGTCCTGTAAAGCATAAGGGTGGGGTCCTGGCCGGTATATTACCGTACAGCTATCTGATGTATGGAAAGGAGAGTTCCCGGAGACGCTGTGATCCGGCGCCACGTTATAAAAAATATTATCATAGCAACTCGTATTACAATAAGTAACTCTTTTATTAAACCGGAATGTACTCATAACTACTAATGAAATTCAGGGGCATCATTTCAGTCATTATTGTTCTTCTGTTTGTCACCTGCTCCGTTCCCGCTGGTGCTGCGGGTGACGCAGAGTCCGGCATTCTGTTCAGTCTGGAACCGGTTGCCGGTGTGCAGGACGAATTCCTCCTCTCCTGTGCAGGAGCAGATAACGGGCCTGCAGGCATCTTCGCAACCTTTCCCGGTCCGTTTGCCATCGTCAGCACCACACTTCCGGAGAGCCAGTACCGGGCGAATGGCACCGGTCTTGCCTGTGCCCTTATTGATGAGGATGCCTGCCAGGTGCAGTTTCGGTGCGCAGATCTTCAGCCGGGTACCCTTCGTATCTCGTGGGAGGAATTCACCGGCGGCCTTTCCGGTGAGGCGATAATCTCGGTATCCGATGCAGGCGGGGTGTCGGTTCTCACCGGCGGGAATTCCGGCATTGAGGATACCGGGAATCAGCCTTCATCACCGGTGCAGCAGAGCCCCTTTGCCTGCATCGCATTCACCGCGTTCCTGTCACTTGCCGCTGCCGGTGTATATGCCGGCAGGAACAGGAGGGATGTAATATGAATGCAGCCGGAAGATATCCGTATATGTGGCTTGGGCTTCTCATTCTGTGTATGGCTGCGGCATCTCCGGTATCTGCTGCAGATTCCGGTGCCCTGCCGCTGGATGTGAACGGAGACGCCCAAATCAGCACAGAGGAGATGACCGTTTCCGTCCTTGCATATATGGAGCAGACATATGCAGGTGCGGGTGCTGATGCCGGTCAGTACAGCGACCTTATCGACGGTGCCTATGTCTATACATACTGGAATAAAACTGCCAAAACGATCCCTGACTCCTCCGGGCAGTCTGTTATCCTGACACGGCCGATACACCGTGCCGTTGTGATGAACGGAGAGGCTGCAGAGACGATGCGTTCGCTTGGCTTTGACAGTGCCAATGTTGTCGGTGTCGGAAAATATATTCTGGACGATCCGGTATTTTTCCCTGAATATGCCGGGCTGCCGAATGTCGGCAGTGTCTGGTCGCCGGATTACGAACAGATAATCTCTCTCTCCCCTGACGTTGTATTCATCTATGCGGACTTCATGGACAGCAAAGGGGACGAGATACAGGAGACAATCCAGTCGATGAACCCTGCGGTGCATGTGCTGCGTTATGACCTCTTCAGCCCTGACACCTATGCAGGCGAGGTGGAGCTTCTTGCTGCAGCCATTGACCGGGAAGAGGAAGGGGCTCGCTTTGCCTCATTCTACACCCGGCAGATGGATACGGTCACCGGCAGGGTTGCTGCTATCCCTGAAGATGAGCGGGTGCGGGTGTACTTTGAAGGCGCTGATGATTTCAAGAGCTGTGCGGAAGGCTCCGGGTATCATGATAAGATCCTCATTGCAGGTGGGCGGAATATCTTCGGGAACGCCACACCTTCGTACCCGGTGGTCAATCCGGAGTCCGTGCTCTTTGGCAACCCTGGTGTCGTCGTCAAACTGCAGGGTACCGGTAAGCTTGACTTCGGCGGATATGGGGATGATGATACGTCAAAGACCATTGGGGTATATGAAAGCCTCATCACACGGCCCGGCTGGAATACCATTGCTGCGGTTAAAGAGGGGCGTGTTCACATCATTGACACCGATATCTTCGGGGGACCGAAACATTTCATCGGTATCCTCTACCTTGCCACCTGGTTCTACCCGGATCTCTTTGCAGATGTGAATCCTGAGGAGATTCACCAGGAGTATCTCACCACCTATCAGCACAGCACATACGATGTCCATTCGCAGGGCGTCTTTGTCTACCCGGTGACCCCAATAGTTTAGGACGGATGGATGGCATTAACAATCGAAGACTTCGGCAGGGAATATTCCCGTGTCAAAACGAAACGAATCTCCTTTTTTCTGCTGGCTGCTGCATTGCTCATTCTGCTCGCAATGGTTGGCATCACTCTCGGGTCAGGCGACCTCTCGTTCATGGACTCCTATGGTGCCTTCTGGGATGGCTTCCTCGCAAGAATGTCAGCCTTATTTGGCACCACCACGGAGTCAGTCCCTGATACCCCTATCCAGGAGATTATTATCTGGGACATCCGGCTTCACCGGGTTCTCTTTGCGCTCGTCGCCGGATTCGGGCTGGCCATTGCCGGGACTATCATGCAGGGCATCCTGAGAAATCCCCTGGCAAGCCCCTTCACCCTGGGCATCTCGTCTGCTGCCTCATGCGGTGCCTCGGTTGCGATCATTCTCTTTGCGGGTGTCACGCTGGTGAGCGGAAACGTACTGGTTGTCATCATGGCATTTCTCTTTGCGATGACCGCCTCTTTTATTATCTATGGTATGGCACGGCACAAAGGCCTGAACTCATCGTCTCTTATTCTTGCAGGTATCGCCATCATGTACCTCTTCTCCGCCATCACCTCGCTTATCCAGTATTTCGGCTCGTCTGATCAGGCAGCAGCGGTGGTCTACTGGATGTTTGGCTCGCTGGAAGGGACCACGTGGCCGAAACTGTTGATAGTCACCGCAGTGATTGCAATCCTGACCCCCTACACCGTCATGCGGGCATGGGACCTGAATGCGCTCGCCGAGGGTGATGAGATTGCAAAGAGCATCGGGGTTCCGGTTGAGCGGACGATGACTGTTTTCATGATGATCGCTTCGATTATCACCGCGGTGATAATTGCGTTCACCGGGACGATCGGGTTTATCGGGCTTGTTGCCCCGCATATCACCCGCATGGCAATCGGCAATGACCATCGCTGGCTGGTGCCGGCTTCAGGCCTTGTCGGAGCTGCGATTCTCCTTGGCGCCGACAACCTCTGCCGGACCCTGATATATCCGTCTGTGATTCCGGTGGGGATTATGACGGCATTTCTGGGAGTGCCGTTCTTCCTGTATTTATTCATGAAACGGGGTGATACCGGATGGTAGCGATATCTGTCAGCGATCTCTCCTATACATACCGGAAGAAGCCGGTATTCTCCGATATCTCCTTTGAGGCGGTGGAAGGTGAAGTGCTGGGACTGGTCGGCCCGAATGGCTCAGGGAAGACCACGATGATCAAATGCATCGACGGCATCCTGCATCCGCAGGGCGAGGTCCGGGTCTTTGGTGATCCTGTCTCATCGCTGCACCGGATGGAGATCGCCCGGAGGATTGCCTATGTGCCCCAGTCATTTCCCGAAGGTCTCTCATCGGCTGTCTTTGAAACGATTCTGATGGGCAGGCGCCCGTATCTCAACTGGCAGACTGGTCCGGAGGATGAGGAGAAGGTCTATCATGCGATGAAGATGCTGGGTGTGGAGGATTTTGCCTTCCGGAAGATAAAAGAACTCTCCGGCGGTGAACGGCAGCGTGTAATGATTGCACGCGCCATTGTGCAGGAGACTCCGGTCATCCTGATGGATGAACCCACCAGCAGTCTCGATGTCAGGCACCAGATGGAGGTGATGGAGGTGGCGCGAAATCTTGCGGTAGAGAAGAATATCACGGTGATCATGTCCCTGCATGACCTCAACCTTGCCTCACGCTACTGCGACCGGATTGTCATGTTCAGGGAGGGGGCCCGGTACGGGTTCGGGACTCCCGGCGAGGTGCTCACGGAAGATGTTATCGAACAGGTGTATGGCATTGAGGCACGCATCTATCGAGACGGAGACTCTCCCTATATCATTCCCGTCCGTCCGGCTTCAGGCGCCCGCACGGAAGAGTGACGGGCTGTCGTTTCTGAGGTGGCGGTAAGAGAGCGTGATCCTCCTTTTGCCCCTCTGTTTGTCTGTCCGGGGGGCTCATGTTCAATCCCTTGATTGAGGTCCCTGATGGTGCACACCTGGTGTACGGTATCCACATGTTTCTGCGCGTAATCTCTGCGTCAGGTCCCTTTTTTGTCTCATTTTTTCTGAGCAGATCCGCTCCCTTCCGCACAACATGGTGGAGTGTTTGCGGAAAAGGGGTATTCGATTACAAAATCTGCCGGGTAACATAGCCGGGTAACATAAGATGGGAGTCCATCCCCTCGCATCCTGCGATAACGATGCACAACAAACGGGCTTCCGCCGGGGCATAAAGAACCCCTTACAATCATGGCTTCACGGCGTGACCCTGCCCCGGGATCAAACAAAATGAAACAAAAAGGTGAGGAGAAAAAAGATAACTGCCTATACCAGTGCAAACCACCGGTCCCTGAGACCCACATTATACTGGGCAATGTACATCGCGTCACCGATGTCTATCGCATTGTTCCAGTTAACGTCGGTCCGTTCAAATGCATCCGTGTTCTTCGCCGGTGATGGTGTTATCCCGACGACCTCTTTGAGCACACGCAGGGTATCTGCCTGATTTACTCCGCCGTCACTATTCGCGTCACCGAGAAGGAGTGAAGTGATCCGGATACAGTCCTGCTTTGTGGTGAAAGCTTCTCCCCCGTTAATCGTCAGATTGACCGTATAGGTGCCGGACGTGGCATAGACATGACTGGGATTCTGTGTGGTTTCGTCGATGGTTCCGTCATTGTCGAAATCCCATGCCCATGATGTTGCACCCAGAGACTGATCTGTGAACTGCACGGTGAGCGGCGGGATGCCGCACATGGGTGTTGCGGTGAAGTCAGCAATAATCACATCCCTGTATTCAACCACGAGGATGGTGCCCATGGCATACATGTTGTCTCCCTTTCCCTCTATTGCGAGACTTCTCATCGCCGCCTCGTTGTCCCCGTCTGTGAGCGCTGTTGTCACGTCATAGAGCGAGAAGCCTATTTGCGGGTCTCTCTGGTAGTCCGCCCAGAACCCTTCATACTCCTGATTATTGAAGATGAATACACTCTTATTGGCATCCGCCCCACTGGCAAGGATGGCGATGGCCGTTGCATCTGCGATATTGGTTGTATCAACCCCCGTGAATGGTGCGTATGCCGTCGCTTCGGTATCACTCACCGAGTATGATGCATATGAGTAGAGCATGTCAAACTCTTCATTTATCCAGATCGCTTTCGTGCTGGTTTCCGGATCTTCGTAGACAACGAGAAGATATGCCCCATAGAGGCCATAGGTGTTGTCCGCTTCGGGTGTGATGGTCATGCTGTTGCCCGCGGCATCAAACAGATCTGTTACATTGTATGCATACAGCCCGTAGGGATTACTGTATGACCCGAACCCTTTTACGTCCTGGTATGCCGCTTCCGGGTATACGATGTTGCCGTTGAATGACATTGTGAACGCCGGGTCGGTTCCCATCTTGTTGTACGTCCATCCCTGACAGAGGCGGGCATTTACGACGGTCGCTCCCTCCGGAATCGGGAGGTCTTGCGGGGACCAGCTGTATGTCTGTTCGGTCCATGAGGCACCGTTATATGCGGTGTTCCCTGCCGACCATGTCAGGTCATACTGGCCGGTGAAAGAAGCTATGTTCTCGATATCAGCACCATCGGTCCATCGCTTGCCTTTGTATCCGTTGTTGTACACGGTTGCGGTCACGGTGAGATTGTTGTTCGTCTCATCGTTTTCTTCGACCACGTTGTCTGTATCGGCGTTCACGGTGATGGTGATGGTGTCACCGCCGGTATGGAGGACGGTGTCTGTCACTGTGACGGTTGTGGAGGTGTTTGCTGCAAGACCGGCAACGTCTGCGGTGTATGGAGTGCCTGCGACGTCAATCGTCACGGTGAATGCACCTGCATCGGTCAGGCCTTTGTTTATCACCGTGGCCGTGAGGGTGTTCGGCTCCTGTGCAAAGAGATCATTGCCTGCGCCGCTGTTGGGTGTGACATCGGTCACGTTTAAATCAACATCTGCATATTCAACCACGAGGATGGTGCCCATGGCATACATGTTGTCTCCCTTCCCCTCTATTGCGAGACTTCTCATCGCCGCCTCGTTGTCCCCGTCTGTGAGCGCTGTTGTCACGTCATAGAGCGAGAAGCCTATTTGCGGGTCTCTCTGGTAGTCCGCCCAGAACCCTTCATACTCCTGATTATTGAAGATGAATACACTCTTATTGGCATCCGCCCCACTGGCAAGGATGGCGATGGCCGTTGCATCTGCGATATTGGTTGTATCAACCCCCGTGAATGGTGCATATGCCGTCGCTTCGGTATCACTCACCGAGTATGATGCATATGAGTAGAGCATGTCAAACTCTTCATTTATCCAGATCGCTTTCGTGCTGGTTTCCGGATCTTCATAGACAACGAGAAGATATGCCCCATAGAGGCCATAGGTGTTGTCCGCTTCGGGTGTGATGGTCATGCTGTTGCCCGCGGCATCAAACAGATCTGTTACATTGTATGCATACAGCCCGTAGGGATTACTGTATGACCCGAACCCTTTTACGTCCTGGTATGCCGCTTCCGGGTATACGATGTTGCCGTTGAATGACATTGTGAACGCCGGGTCGGTTCCCATCTTGTTGTACGTCCATCCCTGACAGAGGCGGGCATTTACGACTGTCGCTCCCTCCGGAATCGGGAGGTCTTGCGGGGACCAGCTGTATGTCTGTTCGGTCCATGAGGCACCGTTATATGCGGTGTTCCCTGCCGACCATGTCAGGTCATACTGGCCGGTGAAAGAAGCTATGTTCTCGATATCAGCACCATCGGTCCATCGCTTGCCTTTGTATCCGTTGTTGTACACGGTTGCGGTCACGGTGAGATTGTTGTTCGTCTCATCGTTTTCTTCGACCACGTTGTCTGTATCGGCGGTCACGGTGATGGTGATGGTGTCACCGCCGGTATGGAGGACGGTGTCTGTCACTGTGACGGTTGTGGAGGTGTTTGCTGCAAGACCGGCAACGTCTGCGGTGTATGGAGTGCCTGCGACGTCAATCGTCACGGTGAATGCACCTGCATCGGTCAGGCCTTTGTTTATCACCGTGGCCGTGAGGGTGTTCGGCTCCTGTGCAAAGAGATCATTGCCTGCGCCGCTGTTGGGTGCGACATCGGTCACGTTTAGATCAACATCTGCTGCACTAGCACCCACGGGCACAATCGCTAACATAAGAATTAATCCCAGGAACAGAAAGAGTCCGGGAGATTTGTCATGAATAATTGTTCGTTCCGTTTTCATACGATCACCTGTTTTATATTTGTGGTGCCCCATGGGCGGATTCTTACATTTCAGAATATTTTCTCAATTCAACCGGATTTCATCCAGTACCCATACCACAAACAATTCACACGTTTATTTTGAATAATCACACTATTTAAAATAACTAGTATTATTTGTAATTGTTGATATTGATTTTAGGTTTGGCGTTCCTGACCCTATTTTCAGGAGGCCGGGAGGGCCGGTATTCCACTACATTATATGATACTTTTGAAGGCCTGGACGCTATGGAACAGTCTTTCCGAAACATTCCGGGGGAAAAAAGGAGATATTTCTAAGTTATTCCGAAGAAGCAATGGTCGCCCGGTATTCTGCTGTCTCATAAGGAGAGACAACGGCATTTTCGATGGTGACTGTCCCTTCAGCGGAGACCAGTCGCACAGGAACATTGCCAATGTCCATATAGTAGAATACAGCCGGGGTTTTCTTCCCTGAATATTTATTATTGAGGTATATCTTCGCCCCTTCAGGTTCGCTTGAAATGTTCAGGCTTCCGAAGGGATAGGGTTCAAGGAGGAACTGGAGTTCGGTATCTATCGGGTGGTTTCCGGGAACAAGGCGGATAACCTCTTCATCCGGAATGTGGCCGGGTAATGAGATCGAGATGGTGTGCAGCCCTGCTGATAGGTTGGTAATGGTGTATGGGGTGTGCAGTCCGGTGGTGTATCCATCCACCATGATTTCAGCCCCCAACGGTTCGGATAAAACCAGGACGGAACCAAAGGTTACCTCTCCGGGGATTATACGTACTTTCTCCCCATCCCGCCACAGCTGTCCCTCATATGAGATGTATGACCCGTTATCAAAGACAGTGATGTATGGCTGCGTACCGCTTACATCAACCTTTTTTGGAAATGAATACCGGGGACATCTGCCGTTCACGGTAAAATACGCATCCCTGTATGCATCGGAGCAGAGTTCGACTGTGCGTGTGACGATATACGCCTGGTCAAATGAGACATCTGTGATCACTCCCGGAGAAATCCAGATGCTCTTTATATCACATGGATACTCCATCAGGTCGTTGCGAACCTTGATCGTATGGCGTCCCTCTTTAAGCCCCCCAATGACTTCCGGGGTGGTCAGACCGGTGTTTCGTCCGTCCAGATATATCTGTGCACCATCCGGGTGGGACGTCACATAGACTCCCCCTATTCCGTCATCATATCCATTGGACAGATACCCGTCAAATTTTAGTTTCCTGAGGCCGTTTGTTTCAGACGGGAGATCAAACCGTATTTCACTCTCATCGGTGATGGTCAGTTCCTTTTCTGATTCCAAAAATCCTTCCCGTGAAACAGAGAGTGAATGGCTGCCACCCCGAACACCCGTGAGGATGCACGGCGTTGTCTTTCCGGTATAGATACCGTCAAGCATGACGAGTGCCTGCGGTGGGTTTGAGAGGACTGCAACGTCATATGTCCCGTTTCGGTAGTCGATGTAGGTCTCCTCGGGTGCCTGGTATTCGGGAGATGG
This window harbors:
- a CDS encoding DUF308 domain-containing protein; the encoded protein is MTEIIENETADSMGFTPSWWTFVLLGIIAFIFGIFCVIMPGYVTLFLGYFIGAIVVVWGIMTIVQAIQPHEGGAGRSVALIILGILAIILGLMVFSNLLSAWFTITYLIAFWAFLTGFTNIFQAFTGKDSIWYKVLLVIAGVIAIILAFYVLMYPLMATATVIYVLGIFLIAWGIVVVITGLMTQK
- a CDS encoding ubiquitin-like small modifier protein 1, translating into MKITIRSFARFREIFGEEQTIETTDDATAKTILSALCESKGCRETLFAGDSTLHPHITVILNGRRLSVKEAEETALADGDALVVYPPVSGG
- a CDS encoding ABC transporter ATP-binding protein, whose product is MVAISVSDLSYTYRKKPVFSDISFEAVEGEVLGLVGPNGSGKTTMIKCIDGILHPQGEVRVFGDPVSSLHRMEIARRIAYVPQSFPEGLSSAVFETILMGRRPYLNWQTGPEDEEKVYHAMKMLGVEDFAFRKIKELSGGERQRVMIARAIVQETPVILMDEPTSSLDVRHQMEVMEVARNLAVEKNITVIMSLHDLNLASRYCDRIVMFREGARYGFGTPGEVLTEDVIEQVYGIEARIYRDGDSPYIIPVRPASGARTEE
- a CDS encoding iron ABC transporter permease, with the protein product MALTIEDFGREYSRVKTKRISFFLLAAALLILLAMVGITLGSGDLSFMDSYGAFWDGFLARMSALFGTTTESVPDTPIQEIIIWDIRLHRVLFALVAGFGLAIAGTIMQGILRNPLASPFTLGISSAASCGASVAIILFAGVTLVSGNVLVVIMAFLFAMTASFIIYGMARHKGLNSSSLILAGIAIMYLFSAITSLIQYFGSSDQAAAVVYWMFGSLEGTTWPKLLIVTAVIAILTPYTVMRAWDLNALAEGDEIAKSIGVPVERTMTVFMMIASIITAVIIAFTGTIGFIGLVAPHITRMAIGNDHRWLVPASGLVGAAILLGADNLCRTLIYPSVIPVGIMTAFLGVPFFLYLFMKRGDTGW
- a CDS encoding ABC transporter substrate-binding protein, coding for MAAASPVSAADSGALPLDVNGDAQISTEEMTVSVLAYMEQTYAGAGADAGQYSDLIDGAYVYTYWNKTAKTIPDSSGQSVILTRPIHRAVVMNGEAAETMRSLGFDSANVVGVGKYILDDPVFFPEYAGLPNVGSVWSPDYEQIISLSPDVVFIYADFMDSKGDEIQETIQSMNPAVHVLRYDLFSPDTYAGEVELLAAAIDREEEGARFASFYTRQMDTVTGRVAAIPEDERVRVYFEGADDFKSCAEGSGYHDKILIAGGRNIFGNATPSYPVVNPESVLFGNPGVVVKLQGTGKLDFGGYGDDDTSKTIGVYESLITRPGWNTIAAVKEGRVHIIDTDIFGGPKHFIGILYLATWFYPDLFADVNPEEIHQEYLTTYQHSTYDVHSQGVFVYPVTPIV
- a CDS encoding molybdenum cofactor biosynthesis protein MoaE; protein product: MISIQKEDIDIGALIQQSRDSRMGAQVVFVGTVRDDGIEAIEFEADRTIALADLTTIAAEATEKYGLFSVDIIHRDGILPTGETILVIIAGAGHREEGFAGCRYIIEEIKKYVPIWKKDITTAGDSRWHD
- a CDS encoding N-acetyltransferase, yielding MAWTIRSEAPDDAAGIAAVLTDAFSRKDEAELVAAIRNSGPFDPELSLVCVENGAILGYVLFSPVVIRAADSDETPALALAPVAVLSQFRNRGIGTALIEEGIHRSYKKGVKIIVVLGEPGYYRRFRFESAKYHEIEPPWEVPEGYFMVLALETNVLRDVHGVVHYPEAFSQTVENQS
- a CDS encoding PAS domain-containing protein, which gives rise to MIDAFLPLLPDALPEAVVLVDRDLNLLYGNAEALRQAGCTKGEFCKKRCYYVWGEGGPCIVCPVRTAFDTEKPVKEEITVPSGRVHRIHAVPIQEADGSVPYVLMTCFEISDPNSAIRLNTEAQERLSLALSAGRIGTFEADITGRKIIVDDRFARIIGTTPEALGTDPRMVFDCRVYPRDRKRMGEILAGIVSGEQEHTRTECRFWHEDKRWIWVRFLMQVTKRDENGHPMHLAGVMHDISDICRAKQSMKKAVQKTNLLSSIARHDLMNQMRVIKLTRARLQEEHPEIAAEIQAYQKTCTRATEIIESLVAFTAAYRDMGVHEPRWHPLEDLISRVYAENEQFHSFSLEIKRPLPRIYSDRLIERVFFSLFENIIIHSGGADRVTISFQDNGDEGSLFIADNGKGIPSAMKKKIFERGIGEDTGYGLFLGREILEVAGVMIEECGTEGEGAVFRCFGPPDTYRSLPKPNHASVNRLL